In Carassius auratus strain Wakin chromosome 36, ASM336829v1, whole genome shotgun sequence, the following are encoded in one genomic region:
- the LOC113055538 gene encoding SH2 domain-containing protein 5-like, producing the protein MDETASKEHGIVTRSAEYIGSFPVDDSCLDDQIQQLHTQLKSFKYCKSKRTVSLRFSVKGVKVYDEDETTLLMAHAMCRVSLSTSRPSDAQFAFVSHNPGNSDAQLYCHLFRARHARAAQFLNLLLCRCFQLYFLEKHPEEAQDECSGKKPTRTPSLLNQGFPLSVSALVSFRRAPTQGLLPGAKVFSQPSMEQVSSPEEAPTSSPTLVRKMAIRTKVLRSGAYRSFTFTPTKQRHLQDKLSAPQEKEQANAKAFKSPSLAETEEALAQAVWCWAGVSSDCSSSLLVDDVLGAFLLCPHPKKPSRGSLVVKFPSGLVTHPIKNSKGKFRLEKCHIDFESLAALIEYYTEFSEELECSLSWARVNHCYDWEEMVNKSSRSLQDNKKGTFKNQSWV; encoded by the exons ATGGATGAGACGGCTAGCAAGGAGCATGGAATTGTTACAAGATCTGCCGAG TACATTGGCTCATTTCCTGTGGATGACAGTTGTTTGGATGATCAGATTCAGCAGCTGCACACTCAGCTGAAGTCTTTCAAG TACTGCAAGAGCAAGCGAACAGTCTCATTGAGATTCTCTGTCAAGGGAGTCAAAGTTTATGATGAAGATGAAACG ACGCTCCTCATGGCTCACGCCATGTGTCGAGTCTCGCTATCAACCTCCCGTCCGTCTGATGCCCAGTTTGCCTTTGTCTCCCATAATCCTGGAAACTCTGATGCCCAGCTCTATTGCCACCTCTTCAGAGCCAGACATGCCCGAGCT GCCCAGTTCCTGAACCTGCTGCTTTGCCGCTGTTTCCAGCTGTATTTTCTGGAGAAGCACCCAGAGGAAGCACAGGACGAGTGTTCAGGGAAGAAACCAACTCGAACACCATCGTTGCTTAATCAAGGATTCCCTCTCAGTGTTAGTGCCTTGGTGTCCTTCCGCAGGGCCCCAACACAAGGCCTACTGCCGGGGGCAAAG GTGTTCTCGCAGCCGAGCATGGAGCAAGTCAGCAGTCCTGAAGAGGCCCCCACTTCCTCTCCGACTTTAGTTCGTAAAATGGCAATTCGAACTAAAGTGCTGCGCTCAGGAGCGTATCGCTCTTTTACATTTACTCCCACAAAACAGCGCCACCTGCAGGATAAACTGAGTGCACCACAAG aaaaggAACAGGCCAATGCAAAAGCATTCAAGTCTCCCAGTTTGGCCGAGACAGAAGAAGCTCTCGCTCAAGCagtgtggtgctgggctggcgtgTCTAG CGACTGTAGTTCCTCACTTCTGGTGGATGATGTCTTGGGTGCCTTCCTGCTATGTCCTCATCCCAAAAAGCCCAGCCGTGGGTCTCTTGTAGTCAAATTTCCCTCAGGACTGGTAACTCATCCGATTAAGAATTCCAAGGGGAAGTTCCGGCTCGAG AAGTGCCACATTGACTTTGAAAGCCTTGCTGCTTTGATCGAGTACTACACAGAGTTCAGTGAGGAGCTGGAATGTTCTCTGAGCTGGGCTCGCGTCAACCACTGCTACGATTGGGAAGAGATGGTGAATAAGAGTTCACGTTCATTGCAGGACAACAAGAAAGGCACATTCAAAAACCAAAGTTGGGTTTGA